From Solanum lycopersicum chromosome 8, SLM_r2.1, the proteins below share one genomic window:
- the LOC138337809 gene encoding uncharacterized protein, which yields MSLHELNEQNEVDDNEAKNHEEESREPDYVAEEFRLFENHHKPNLEETETKEDLVHLLAEYSDVFVWKVGDMQGLSTDVVSHKLSTNPGFDSVKQKTQKFKPELSLKIKEEITKQIESRLVEVTQYPTWLANVVSVAKKDGKIRICVDYRDLNKASPKDNFPLPNIHILIDNCANMRCSHWWIVTQASTKF from the exons atgtcattaCACGAgctaaatgaacaaaatgaggtAGATGACAATGAGGCTAAAAATCatgaagaagaaagtagggaaCCAGATTATGTCGCTGAAGAATTTCGGCTGTTCGAAAATCATCATAAACCAAATCTAGAGGAAACGGAAACG AAAGAAGACCTAGTCCATTTGCTTGCTGAATATAGTGATGTGTTTGTTTGGAAAGTCGGTGACATGCAAGGGTTGAGTACCGATGTCGTCTCCCATAAGCTATCGACCAACCCGGGGTTCGATTCGGTAaagcaaaaaactcaaaaattcaagCCTGAACTAAGTTTGAAGATTAAGGAAGAGATCACCAAGCAAATAGAGTCCCGATTAGTGGAAGTAACACAATATCCAACCTGGTTGGCCAACGTTGTTTCGGTCGCCAAGAAAGACGGGAAAATTAGAATTTGTGTTGATTATAGAGATCTCAACAaagctagtccaaaggataattttccgttgccaaatattcatattttgattgacaACTGTGCAAATATGAGATGCAGTCATTGGTGGATTGTTACGCAGGCTAGCACCAAATTTTGA